The following DNA comes from Malania oleifera isolate guangnan ecotype guangnan chromosome 12, ASM2987363v1, whole genome shotgun sequence.
agctaggggcaGCTACTTACCGTATGCTGAATCAGCTAGgagcggctaattaccatacactgacaccatgtcttggctaattaccgtgggcgagagtgtccggctctatatccgagggtgtgaagtATCACTTGTTTGTTCTGGTtggtcatcgatgggtgtgagtggacaccgtattagcatgatatcgctgtgaggcttcggttattgcagggtatcagtTGCTTGATTGTGACAACACTGACTatatgtttggtatcatatgtactggaactgaattgtgaaaatactggaactgtattgtgttatgttttatgttgaaatgacacttgtatgtcacacactgatataacttgctttcttccttactaagaggcgtctcacctcgaatatacaaatatttttcaagtccttcgggtagccgaaactagcatcctagcgtccggaagcaTGGGTGTTAGTTAGCTGtgtttagtacctgtgtaagtacgaattttgtaatcgggttgtcattgttgggttttgtagacacccgctCTATGTATTGtatttgggaacgtatattctagtcatgtatagactctagtatggtatgttgTATGGTATGATgcatgtatagaaagaacattttcgctatgtatttgatgagtatggatatgtatgtgaacgTGTATaggtgtacgtgtaccccacggggtcgaaccctcatccagcttagtatcatgtatgttttaattgatagagagacaggttaagttactatattcacacatgAGACCCATCTgcggagttttttcccattttattattaaagataaataaaatattaaataatactctgattgggaaaaaaattcccaaactaatgcttacgtaatctcgcagcttgatgctgTGAGATTTAAATTGATGGGCCACTGGAAAGACGACGCGTGGCGAGGAGAGAACCAAATCTCGCAACTCTAATTTGAGAGATTTAAAGAAAGCAGCCACCAGAAAGCTGACACGTGGCAGGGGTGGAGCAAATCTTGTAGCTTGGAGTTGCGAGATTTAGGGTGATGCGTGGCACAAATTTCGTCGGCCATGGACTCGAAGATCTGCGCGCTGGACGCCTGCAATCCCACCAATGGCGATGTAGGCAGCCCACCGAATGGCTCCGCCACTGCAATACACAACTCCGTAGCGCCCTCCGTCGTTGCGTCCTCCGATGCCACCCTCGGCCGCCACCTCGTCGAAACTAGCATCAACGACGTCTTCTTCGTCCCCGGTGACTTCAACCTCAccttcttcaaccacctcatcgCCGAGCCCGGCCTCAACCTCGTCGGCTGCTGCAATAAGCTCAACGCCAGGTACGCCACTAATGACTACACCCGCTACCGCGGAGTCGGAGCCTGCACCGTCACTTTCACTGTCGGTGGTCTCAGCGTTCTCAACGCGATCGCCGGAGCCTACAGCGAGAACCTTCCCCTTATTTGCATCGTTGGTGGTCCAAACTCCAATGATTACGGGACCAACAAGATTCTCCATCATACTATCGGATTGCTTGATTTTAGCCAAGAGCTTCGATGCTTCCAAACTGTTACTTGCTATCAGGTAAAGTCTCACCTAGATCAATTCATCTGCTGATGGGAAATTAACTTTCTTTTATTTAGTTTCTCGAGttcctctattttttattttttttattctaaaaCCATTTATGGGGATATATCGATTATAGGCCGTTGTGAATAACTTGGAGGATGCGCATGAGATGATCGATACTGCGATTTCCACGGCTCTTAAAGAGAGTAAGCCTGTCTATATCAGCATCAGTTGTAATCTACCTGGAATTCCTCACCCCACTTTTAGTCGCGACCCCGTTCCCTTCACAATTTCCCCAATGTAATATTCGAGCTATTTTGTATAAGAATTAAAGATCCATCTTTAAGGTGTTAtcgtatttgaatttgaattttctagattcttcttcttcttctttctttttgaaattcGTTCTCAAAATCTGATTTTGGGGATGTAGATTGAGTAATCAAATGGATCTAGAGGCAGCAGTAGAGGCAACAGCAGAGTTCTTAAGCAAAGTAGTGAAACCAGTTCTGGTTGGTGGGCCTAAATTGCGGGTGGCCAAGGCGGCCGATGCGTTCATTAATTGGCGGATGCTTGCGGCTACGCCCTTGCGGTGATGCCGTCGGCGAAAGGGCTTGTGCCTAGATTTTAGTATTTCAAGTATTATTACAACAAATCTTGCAGCATGGTGCTACGAGATTTGTGCCACGTGTCATCTTTCGCTGGCTTCTCCCtctaaatctcgcagcttggaacTGCGATATTTTTTCTCCTCCgtgccacgcgtcaccttcccaCTGCCACGCGTCAACTTCTCGGTGGTTGCGAGATTTAGTTCTCTCCTTGCCACGCGTCGTTTTTCCAGCTACCCattagtttaaatctcgcagcatcaagctgcgagattacgtgagcattagtttaggaatttttttcccaatcagagtattatttaatattttatttatttttaataataaaatgggaaaaaactccccatctgcgggttcggggcgtgacatgcaCTGACAAATTTATATGTAtggatttttagaaaaaaaacattatattaatattttgaaatttgagaAACATATTTATGAGAATTTAAGATGAAttttaactaaaaaaataaaaataaaacattcaTTTATAATACACATGTAGAAtttcaaagaaaaaattaagCAAAGTAAATCCAAACAATTTCATTTTATCAATATCACACGTTTTAAGTGCATACTAAAATTTTTCTATTCCATTAAGAAAGTCAATAGTTTGTCAAATAAAGCCAACATTCACATAAAAAAACTATCAAAAAATAATCTTGACACATTCTTCATTTTCATTATtagcaacaataaaaaaaaaaaacttagttaaCATGCGATCTAATCCAATTTTTCGAATTTTATCATTGTCTTATGCCTCTCGATCATACTTAGACCTcgtgtaacaaccccaaaaataatatgtgagtaagtgtaattcaaatatatatatataataataataacaaaataaatattaattttaatattatattatatttatttaacaCTATGCAAAGCAATGCCCgatgaacaggacaaaatctgcaaagcttgtCCAGCAGTTACAGAATGAAGAAATTGATGCAGGTGCAGAatctgttctttcagaacaagaagaaATGACTGAtagtattataatgataataaaaatttattggaataaagatatatatatatatatatatatatatatatatataagttatccTTAAAGTGTTATAATCTTCTTCCACCCCCCAGatgccactctctctctctcccgcccatctctctctctctcctcaaacacacACTAtccctctcttcaatttcttggcATTTTTAGGCCGGattgaaaaacaaaaatcatATCTGAGTCCTGACTCCGCTCCTGAACACTTTAATCGGAGTGAATTTGTCGTTGggacatcgtaggcaccactctaggattaaagtaaggggaataaattatgtcagttatttttataaatttaaccAGTTAAAATGTAGTTCGTGATTATAGGAAGGTTATATAAGATTTTCAGAATAAATCGGACATATAAACATGAtgaatttgtttattattttggAATATTTGGATAGAagaatattatatatgattttctgaatgatttaggcatatggaaatggattattatatatgtatttgggaaaaaactaagtgagtagggtaatcatctcattttttttcctaaaaatgtATATTATGGGTTAAAGTAAAATttggagatgatcatacccttattttcaaCAAAGTATATTTTTCTTGGGTAGTTTATCAGATTATGATTTAAGCAATTAAAATGTGTTGCATGAGACTAAATGGTTATAATTGTAGAAATAAACTGATTGGAATCCTTTGTGATATTATACAGagaaattgtgattttatgcaGGCATGTGATTTTATATTGAGTTATGATTATGTGCAAAGTTGATAATTTATATTGAGATATAATTATGTATAGAAATGTGATTTTCATATTAAGTTATGATAATGACGGTTTGAACCGAATTATGAACTGAAAAGCAGTATGTGATAtgcaattatataggtgtgagtacagtttataAATGCTATCTCATTTAAAGTTAATTAAGGGATGTATCATTCTTATACTAAAACTCATTCGTCACatattgataataatttattccgtcttattgagaggtgtttccatgattatttaatatttttttgatgtCATACGGAGTATAACAGTGATTAAAGTAGCGCAGTGAAGCGTGGGTAGGATAGAAGGTCGTGTttagaattatattattttatttatgttataATGAGTTCagatctttattgtgataatgggattgatattgttatattgagataattagtactctggtaatttgcATTTAAGGTGTTCCGTTGTCTGtatcagtgattattataatataaaaaattcaggtggtatcagagaaatttgaaaaaaaatatctGGATCGTCACACCTCGTATCTTCAAAAACTCATCATTGATCTTCAATCTCAATTCCCTAATCGATGTATCTTCAATCGCACGATTAACCCATTAACTAGACTTGTATAACTCATTGATAAAAAAATAACTGATTCTTTCATTATCTCTGCAATTGTTTCATCACTatcagcttcttcttcttccttttccttttcttcaaaCTCACCTCAGAAGAAGTAGATAGGGCACGTGCATGGGCAACAGAGAACTCCATGCGAGAAGCATTTGTTACACTTTGAAAAAAAACTGTATATTGCTTCATTCTATTTACCAAGATGgaaatacacatatataaaagATAATTGAAACCTATATTTGGATATACAAATATTATGGTTAGAAGAAGGGTGACCCTTGAAATAGGGGATTTACATTCAAGGCACATCCCTATAATCTCTCTAATTGATTCTAATGACAActcacgccaacactccccctGAAGTTGGTGCATATAGATCTCTTATGCCCAACTTGTCAAGAGAGTTGTAGAAGTTCTTGTTGCATACTGCCTTTATAAGTATGTCTGCTAATTGGTCTTCATACTTGAGGAAAAGAAAACGAATTATCTTGGCTTCAAGGTTTtgtttgatgaaatgtcaatCTAACTACACATATTTTGTGTGATCATGTTGGACAGGGTTGTGAGAAATATTAATAGTTGCCTTATTATCATATAACATAACCATATCAAAACTATGAGCAAAGCTAATTTCCATCAATAGTATCCTTGGCCATAGGAGCTCACAAAGACCCTTAGCCATCCCACGGAATTCGGCTTCTACACTTGATAATGCCACTACCTTTTGTTTCATACTTCTCCATGTAACCAAATTACCTCCAACAAACATAAAGTAACTTGAAGTGGACTTTATGTCCAAGATATTCCCTGCCCAATCTGTATCAGTATATCCTTCAATCCTCAGATGATTATTCTTTGAAAACATAAGTCCTTTTTCCAAAAGATGACTTTAAGTATCGAAGAATCCTGATCACTGCATCCATATGATCCTCACTAGAACAATGCATGAGTTGACTTACTATACTTATAGCATAAGTaatgtgacgacctacttaatatcccctttttttttttgtaatcaatATCACAATtcccaactcagcagatcatagtacacctggacccgtgggtaccagggataaatcaaaacacaacacaaaagcctaagcagtaggaaacacataatcacaatattgtaaatataaaacatccatcacattactgcaaataccagagtcactataccactgaattttagtatatacatcccaaaagaacaaaatctagggacacttcCCCCAAAAATCAAATTGTCCCTagtaaaacttacccttcaaaaagggcaaacaacatataagaacccgaaccgtgataactggatttaaatattaaaagaggggcaaaattgaaatttaccaggcttcgtcgacgaagccagattttgtcgacgaagtgtgtttttttctcgtcgacgaaatttagagactcgtcgatgaggaaaagcTGACGAGTTTCAGAAAACGGGAATattaggattcgtcgatgaggccatcgattcgtcgacgaatttagtgaaagattcgtcaacaaaggtaccatttcgtcgacaaaattgggctgggtcaaagggctataaaaaggaaattctcttttcttcttcattaagtttctcaaatatctctctctctctctctctaaacctctccctactctctctttctttagatttcttcaccgatcgttgatagaatcaggaaacggaagttaccacgaggatcatggaaggattctcaacaacttctacggatcgaaatctcgtttcagagGTTTTCGAGTTTTCgcgaaaaatcaaggtaagactcggttttcatttctgatctggtagttttgtagaggatggttttgtgagtatattttgtactgtgatttgtaggttttggaacttggttcgctgtttaggagccttggagttcgggatttggtatacagggttaaggtaaggggaaactgtgttatattggttattttttaaatcggactcggtgaaactatggtccatggtcctgtgtgtgttttgactactcatttggggggatctaacggggaaaactatgggtttttcattattgcagttttgggaaaaaggggggcgacgggctgaatctcgggttttgttgaaaaccgagtatatgtgtgctttatattgtgatattgggatggttgtgccctgactttgtttaaactgtatttttttggaaaaccatgatttagattaccaaatgagtgtggtttgtttggttatatgagcatgcatatgtgtgtgatatgcggaattgcTGATGGGACCGCGATTCCAATGATTCCAGGGACTGATAGtgaccgactctatatccgagggcgtgtgtttatcgcctgccacgtaggcaaaaGTGTCCGACTcttctgagggcgtgagcctatcccgacagatcaggctgaagggtgtggatccaccagttagcgccggtacgatgccatgggagtcgaggactagccatgtgccggtggcgccgtgcttagCGAGTTGGCTACGAGCCAACAGCGGAATGCCAgaccggcttcgagccgaagggtgtgacgacactaggattgctgatcatgcGCTGTGtttgcgtgtatgcactgtgtaaattagtactggatttgcatttaactgcgtgtatattatatcatgataacactcaaatgtcacacaccaatataacctgtgttcttccttactgagaggtgtctcacccctgttgtatgtacatttttacaggtccttcgagtaaccggaactagcgtcctgacaactagggagcgtagtggccggtgtactacgttagcgcttgggtaaatgctaggactgtagtttgttgggttgccattttgagttttatttgggcacccagtttgtacgttttgttagagtcatgttctgcttttgtatagactctggtatggtactgcatacgttaatatagaatgactttttccgctgcatatatgattatggttggatgtgtttagggtgcctaggaaccccacggggtcggaccctcatccattgtactatatctgtgatgatttttatgatacagggacaagttaggttacattttcacccctgggttccattacggggttcggggcgtgacacaacAGCTCTAACTTGGCaggacttttcccgctctcctatctggggttcctgaaaagtttaaaagatttaggggtgagacacctctcagtaagggaaataaactaataacagtgtatggcaacatgagtcatttgtgttctacatataccatacataatataCACAGTAACTATTTCATAAAATcttggaaaacatat
Coding sequences within:
- the LOC131144007 gene encoding uncharacterized protein LOC131144007 produces the protein MQIRGSESDGAGSDSAVAGVVISGVPGVELIAAADEVEAGLGDEVVEEGEVEVTGDEEDVVDASFDEVAAEGGIGGRNDGGRYGVVYCSGGAIRWAAYIAIGGIAGVQRADLRNFRPFRRRYPPFYQRLTLIEEYQTSSSQGVDPMDTSSAPQSDDEDSEEGSDEGDEEEEGNEEEDGDEEEKGEEEAEEEEDDDVDN